The proteins below are encoded in one region of Acidobacteriota bacterium:
- the speD gene encoding adenosylmethionine decarboxylase, with product MASIGSHCVLEMYDCPEGLLNDPAFVREAVRQAAVAARSTLLEEVQHVFDPQGVTALALLAESHISVHTWPETGYAAADVFTCGEHTEPRRACEFLVRKLQARRFSLREIRRGAGAGDVRPATELPPATDDAAEMTA from the coding sequence TTGGCTTCCATCGGTTCACACTGCGTCTTGGAGATGTACGACTGCCCGGAGGGGCTGCTCAACGACCCCGCCTTCGTTCGCGAGGCGGTGCGTCAGGCCGCTGTGGCGGCCCGCTCCACCCTGCTCGAAGAAGTGCAGCACGTCTTCGACCCCCAGGGGGTTACCGCCCTGGCCTTGCTCGCCGAGTCCCATATTTCGGTCCACACGTGGCCCGAAACGGGCTACGCCGCGGCGGATGTCTTCACTTGCGGCGAGCACACCGAACCCCGCCGCGCCTGTGAATTCCTGGTCCGCAAACTCCAGGCCCGCCGTTTTTCGTTGCGGGAGATCCGTCGCGGTGCGGGAGCGGGGGATGTCCGTCCCGCAACCGAGCTACCGCCGGCGACCGACGATGCCGCGGAAATGACGGCCTGA